In Clupea harengus chromosome 1, Ch_v2.0.2, whole genome shotgun sequence, one DNA window encodes the following:
- the LOC105909071 gene encoding serine protease 27-like → MVQVVLVSDGNLSFVLMNYGDIEPTNAQAGYDTAGSSDSFWIPVEATTELQHSSNIYTPGRWAFRVDGGSISDKISRASAKVCGFSPKPPQSSRIVGGQDAQPGSLPWQASIHRLGRHDCGGSLINHEWVISAAHCFLSSCTAPLTVYLGRHRQGGSNPNEVRRGVMAIIRHPNYDSFSNDNDVALIRLSAPVRYTAFVKPICLAASASVFITNTNSFVSGWGFIQEGVPLPSPQTLQEVEVLVVGNKQCSCSYGEGVITDNMICAGVPSGGKDSCQADSGGPMVSKQGSVWVLSGVTSFGEGCGRPGYPGVYTRVSRYQDWITSFTSEDLPGFVQFESEGPDTDTDYVCPRPTPPRPSTSTTTTNTPSITPLPVTAPTSVSITTTAATNISSTSTVTMTTATTQNNNSHHVSIFNNILFLCLFVHGLPLLQ, encoded by the exons ATGGTGCAG GTGGTATTGGTGTCAGACGGGAATCTGTCTTTTGTTCTGATGAACTATGGAGACATAGAGCCAACCAATGCCCAG GCTGGCTATGACACAGCTGGATCGTCTGACTCCTTCTGGATTCCTGTGGAGGCTACTACAGAGCTACAGCACAGCAGCAACATCTACACTCCAGGCCGCTGGGCTTTCCGTGTCGATGGAGGTTCTATCA GCGATAAGATCAGCAGAGCCAGTGCCAAAGTGTGCGGCTTTTCACCGAAACCCCCCCAGAGCAGCAGGATAGTGGGGGGCCAGGATGCCCAACCAGGAAGTTTGCCCTGGCAGGCCAGCATACACCGCCTTGGGCGCCACGACTGCGGAGGGTCCCTGATCAACCACGAGTGGGTCATCTCTGCTGCACACTGCTTCCTAAG TTCCTGCACGGCTCCACTGACTGTGTATCTCGGTCGGCACCGTCAAGGGGGCAGCAACCCCAACGAGGTCCGACGAGGCGTCATGGCGATAATCCGACACCCTAACTACGACAGTTTCTCCAATGACAATGATGTGGCGCTCATCCGGCTGAGCGCTCCCGTTCGCTACACGGCCTTCGTCAAACCCATTTGCCTAGCGGCAAGTGCCAGCGTCTTCATCACCAACACTAATAGCTTTGTCTCTGGCTGGGGGTTCATCCAAGAAGGAG ttcccctcccctccccacagacCCTACAGGAAGTGGAGGTGTTGGTGGTGGGAAATAAACAGTGCAGCTGCTCCTACGGAGAAGGAGTAATCACAGACAACATGATCTGTGCAGGTGTCCCCTCTGGTGGCAAAGACTCTTGCCAG GCTGATTCAGGAGGCCCTATGGTGAGCAAGCAGGGCTCTGTTTGGGTTCTCTCCGGGGTCACAAGTTTTGGGGAAGGCTGTGGTCGACCCGGTTACCCAGGAGTCTACACAAGAGTGTCTCGGTACCAGGACTGGATAACGTCTTTTACCTCAGAAGACCTCCCAGGCTTCGTTCAGTTTGAGTCTGAGGGAcctgacacagacactgactATGTTTGTCCCAGGCCAACACCACCCAGGCCCAGCACGtcaaccaccaccacaaacacTCCTTCAATCACTCCCCTTCCAGTGACAGCACCCACCTCTGTATCCATAACAACAACTGCAGCAACCAACATTAGTAGTACGTCAACAGTTACTATGACAACGGCAACAacccaaaacaataacagtCATCATGTCTCTATTTTCAAcaacattctctttctctgtctatttgtTCATGGTCTTCCACTACTACAATAA
- the LOC105909072 gene encoding prostasin-like: protein MHAVSELNNNGYLTFDGSTPQEPPSSFPAHSNTDIIAPLWANFDNSVRGTISYQQLTNGSLLELATRDVNEYFPGLTFSATWAFIATWEKVAYSSQPESVGYDTAGSSNYFSVPVKNTTDLSHTSNVNRPSRWAFRTDEDPEPPHGNRIVGGQDAQPGSWPWQVSIHRSGRQACGGSLINHEWVISAAHCFISSCMAPLTVYLGRHRQEGRNPNEIRRGVMAIIRHPNYDIFSDDNDVALIRLSAPVRYTTFVKPICLAASASVFITNTKSFVSGWGFIQEGVPLPSPQTLQEVEVLVVGNKQCSCSYGEGVITNNMICAGVPSGGKDSCKADSGGSMVSKQGSVWVISGVTSFGEGCGRPGYPGVYTRVSRYQDWITSLTSEDLPGFVQFESEGPDTDPDYICPSPAPPRPTPFSPIPPSQTPSSQTPPRPSTSTTTTNTPSTTPLPVTTPTSLSITTTASTNISSTSTVTMTTTTTQNNGSSSLFFQHNILLLCLFVHGLPQLQ from the exons ATGCATGCAGTATCAGAG TTAAACAACAACGGGTACCTGACGTTTGACGGGTCAACACCTCAGGAGCCCCCCAGCAGTTTCCCTGCACACTCCAACACTGACATCATCGCTCCGCTGTGGGCAAACTTCGACAACAGCGTCAGAGGAACCATTTCCTACCAGCAGCTCACCAACGGCTCTCTTCTGGAACTGGCCACCAGGGACGTAAACGAGTATTTCCCCGGCCTCACCTTCTCTGCCACCTGGGCATTCATTGCCACTTGGGAGAAGGTGGCATACTCCTCACAGCCAGAGTCC GTGGGTTATGACACTGCTGGATCATCCAACTACTTTTCGGTTCCTGTGAAGAACACCACAGATCTTTCTCACACAAGCAACGTCAATCGCCCAAGTCGCTGGGCTTTCCGCACAGATGAAG ATCCTGAGCCTCCCCATGGCAACAGAATAGTTGGTGGCCAGGATGCTCAACCAGGAAGCTGGCCTTGGCAGGTCAGCATTCACCGCTCTGGGCGCCAGGCATGTGGAGGCTCCCTGATCAACCACGAGTGGGTCATCTCTGCTGCACACTGCTTCATAAG TTCCTGCATGGCTCCACTGACTGTGTATCTCGGTCGGCACCGTCAAGAGGGCAGAAACCCCAACGAGATCCGGCGAGGCGTCATGGCGATAATCCGACACCCTAATTACGACATTTTCTCCGATGACAATGATGTGGCGCTCATCCGGCTGAGCGCTCCCGTTCGCTACACGACCTTCGTCAAACCCATTTGCCTAGCGGCAAGTGCCAGCGTCTTCATCACCAACACCAAGAGCTTTGTCTCTGGCTGGGGGTTCATCCAAGAAGGAG ttcccctcccctccccacagacCCTACAGGAAGTGGAGGTGTTGGTGGTGGGAAATAAACAGTGCAGCTGCTCTTACGGAGAAGGAGTAATCACAAACAACATGATCTGTGCAGGTGTCCCCTCTGGTGGCAAAGACTCTTGCAAG GCTGATTCAGGAGGCTCTATGGTGAGCAAGCAGGGCTCTGTTTGGGTTATCTCCGGGGTCACAAGTTTTGGGGAAGGCTGTGGTCGACCCGGTTACCCAGGAGTCTACACAAGAGTGTCTCGGTACCAGGACTGGATAACGTCTTTGACCTCAGAAGACCTCCCAGGCTTCGTTCAGTTTGAGTCTGAGGGACCTGACACAGACCCTGACTACATTTGCCCCAGCCCAGCACCACCCAGGCCAACACCATTTAGCCCAATACCACCCAGCCAAACACCATCCAGCCAAACACCACCCAGGCCCAGCACGtcaaccaccaccacaaacacTCCTTCAACCACTCCCCTTCCAGTGACAACACCCACCTCTCTATCTATAACAACAACTGCATCGACCAACATTAGTAGTACGTCAACAGTTactatgacaacaacaacaacccaaaACAATGGGTCATCATCTCTCTTCTTTCAACATAacattctccttctctgtctattTGTTCATGGTCTTCCACAACTACAATAA